A part of Clostridiales bacterium genomic DNA contains:
- the tsaE gene encoding tRNA (adenosine(37)-N6)-threonylcarbamoyltransferase complex ATPase subunit type 1 TsaE — MNFTSNSPEDTEKIGMCLGSCAKKGYIICLIGDLGVGKTQFTKGIAKGLGVKDYVTSPTFTIINEYIGRLPVYHFDVYRIKSIEEMYDIGYEEFFYGDGVTIIEWADMIDEILPPDRINVTISKDALQGINFRDIKVESAGKMYEGLFRDILENCDF; from the coding sequence ATGAATTTTACGTCGAACAGCCCTGAGGATACGGAAAAAATAGGCATGTGCCTTGGAAGCTGTGCAAAAAAGGGATATATTATCTGCCTTATCGGAGATTTGGGAGTAGGGAAAACCCAGTTTACGAAGGGCATTGCAAAAGGGCTTGGAGTCAAAGATTATGTGACAAGCCCAACATTTACGATTATAAATGAATATATCGGAAGGCTGCCGGTATATCATTTTGATGTATACAGGATAAAAAGTATAGAGGAAATGTACGATATAGGTTATGAAGAATTTTTTTATGGAGATGGCGTCACTATTATAGAATGGGCTGATATGATAGATGAAATATTGCCGCCTGACAGGATAAACGTGACGATATCGAAGGATGCTTTGCAGGGTATAAATTTCAGGGATATCAAAGTGGAATCCGCCGGGAAGATGTACGAAGGACTTTTCAGGGACATATTGGAAAACTGTGACTTTTA